Below is a window of Rhizobium tumorigenes DNA.
CGGCGGGCGAAAAACGAGCCATGGCCGCAATCGTGCTGGATCATGAACAGGCGCAGCAGAAACGCCGCTGCAGGAATAATCAGAATCAGGCCAGGCCAAAAACTGTAGTGAACGGCAATCCAGGACAACGCCCAGAAAATGATAAAGGGTATGACGGTCACGGCCAGTTCGAAAGCGCTACGAGTGCCGCGCGGCTGCCGGTATTTCGACAGGATCTTGAGCCAGGCTTTTTCGTTGGTAATATCGGCGGTAGCGGCTGAAATATCCGCAAGAGCGGGCTTAGTCGTGGCGTTGTGCACCGGCGTTGGACTTTCTGCTCAATGGTAAGGGGAGTGAGCCGACAGTGTAAGACTATCTGCCTATGAACCGAGACCGAGGTTATCCTGTCAGACGATCCCCGTATATCCCATTTGGCCATATGCTTTACCTGTATACAATCATTGAGGCCGTTTCGTGTTTTATCCGACGCTGACCTATCTGCCTGATCTGTCAGTCGCCGGCCCATATTTCTAATCTGCTGCCGGCTCAAGCCGGCGTCGGCGCTGAAGGTTGGCATCGAGTTGCGACATCACGCGAAGAGTTGCATTCACATCATCCTCGCTGGCGCCCTCGAAAAGCTCCGCACGCAGCTTTGCCAATACGTTGCTCAACTCGGTATTCAGCGCTTGGCCGGCGGGCGTCAGACGCAGCGTCTTTGCGCGACGATCCTGCGGGTCTTCGATGCGATCGATATAGCCCAGCTCCGCAAGCTGATCGAGAACCCGTACCAACGTCGGTCCCTCCAGATTAAGGACTTCGGCAAGGGTGCCCTGACGGATGTTGTCGCCGAGACGGGCAATATAGCGCATCGGCAGAACTGTCGCCTCAGATAGCTCGTAAGGCTTCAAGACGCCATCCAGAGCCCTGCGGTAAAGGCGGGCCAGAAGCACAAGACTAACGCCCATCTGCTCGTGCAACTCTCTCATCGGCATAGCATTCACTCTGATTTCGACGCTGTATTTTCAAATATTGTTTTGCGATAGACAACGGCTATCGGCCGCCGTTGTTTCCTTTAACCGGATGTCGATTTTTAAGCACGAAAATTGCGATAGGCGGGAGTTTTTTATCGGTAAAAACAAATCTTCCGGGATGGTCGACTATGCGGCTGAGACTGCGCCGCGGCAAAAGTTCCGGCGTACACACCGATCCGGTGCCGAAATGGTGAATGCATGCCGCGCAAATCCCCCTGTCGATCTCGGATATCCCGTGTTTAATGATGTCTTTTCAAACGGGAGAAGCGAATGCTGTCGCAGGCAGTCGGACACCGCGAGGTGGAGGTAATCATCATCGGTTCAGGCGCCGCAGGGATTGCCGCCGGACGCCACTTGCAAACCGTCCGTCCGGACTTATCGCTGCAAATTCTTGAGGCCGGCGCGCGTATCGGCGGTCGGGCGCTCACGGTTCGACCGAAACTCCTGGCGGACCAACCTGTCGATCTCGGTTGCGGCTGGCTCCACGGCGCCCTAACCAATGCATGGACTTCTGTTGCCGGTGATCTCGGGCTGGCCGTTGACCAAACACCGGCGCCATGGAGCGACGGCGGCCGCCGGCTGCAGAACGACGAAGGAGCAGATGTGGCAATCGGTGACTTCTTCGAGCGCGCCGAGAATTACCGGGGAGAGTCCGACAAACCACTTTCGGACTTGCTCAAGCCGGATAACCCCTGGAACCCTCGGATCGAGGCTATCGGGACCTATCTGAACGGCGCAGCGCTGGATCAGTCCTCCGTTCTGGACTACGCCAACTACGCGCCTGGCGACGGCCCCGACTGGCGGGTGCGTGGGGGCTACGGGACGTTGATCAGCACTTACGCCGGTACATTGCCCATTTCGCTTCGTACAGTCGTGACCGGCATAGACCACCGCTCTCGCACATCTGTCGTCGTCGAGACCAATCAGGGCGTGTTGACGGCGCGCTGGGTGATTGTCACGCTGTCCACTGATATGCTGGCGCGGGAGACCATACGTTTTACGCCAGCCTTGCC
It encodes the following:
- a CDS encoding MarR family winged helix-turn-helix transcriptional regulator produces the protein MRELHEQMGVSLVLLARLYRRALDGVLKPYELSEATVLPMRYIARLGDNIRQGTLAEVLNLEGPTLVRVLDQLAELGYIDRIEDPQDRRAKTLRLTPAGQALNTELSNVLAKLRAELFEGASEDDVNATLRVMSQLDANLQRRRRLEPAAD
- a CDS encoding flavin monoamine oxidase family protein, with translation MLSQAVGHREVEVIIIGSGAAGIAAGRHLQTVRPDLSLQILEAGARIGGRALTVRPKLLADQPVDLGCGWLHGALTNAWTSVAGDLGLAVDQTPAPWSDGGRRLQNDEGADVAIGDFFERAENYRGESDKPLSDLLKPDNPWNPRIEAIGTYLNGAALDQSSVLDYANYAPGDGPDWRVRGGYGTLISTYAGTLPISLRTVVTGIDHRSRTSVVVETNQGVLTARWVIVTLSTDMLARETIRFTPALPQKIEAAASLPLGLANKLFLRVPPYLDLPVDTQAYGSAKTSATGSYHIRAFGQPIIEAYFAGPLAHDLEKAGDAAALAFARDELAGVFGSAIRGDLEFVMMSGWATSAHIGGAYAYAIPGAVSARGMLAAPVDGRLLFAGEACSVARYSTAHGAFETGVAAAERIIDAAPAPAAIALANES